GAGTAGGAGTCGGACCTTTTGTCAAACAATTTATCGAACTCGAAAAATTAGCAGCACAGGGCAATGACGAACAAGCTGATGCAGCTGTTAAGCGTTTGAGCAGTGCTATAGATGAGCAAGAAGCACGCACAAAAGGGGCCAAAGCACCAAAGCCTCAAACAACTGCAGTGGCCACCAGAAACGTTAAACCACCAAAAAAATATGCTTCGTCGCGCTGGGGAGACGGTAAGGGTGTAATCCAGCCAGATGACATTTTGAGTAATCCAGATCTCTTCATTCAAAGACGCGAAGCGCTATACAATGGCACCGCCGAAAAGGATAGAAACTTCCTCAAAGTGCTCTCGATTGTGTATTACACACTTGCTGAAAACAACCGTACCAGTGATGCCCAAAAATTTGCGGGGCGCTACTGGGACATCCTCACCAAAAACGGCTGGACTGAGCAATAACAAACTCGACAACTAGTTCAACGCAAAACGCACTACTTGATAGTAGTGCGTTTCGCGTTAATGATTTCGGCATAAGCCATTTCGCTCAAAAGGGCAGGAGTAAAGTCAGGTTTGCCTTCATATTTGGCAGCCAGTCTGTCGTATTTTTCACTGGCATCCTGACAAGGCTCAGATATTGCCGCTCTAAAACTCTCACCAACTTCGTTTTTAGCCTTGTTAATTGCATTATTTCTTGCTTCTTGCGGGTTAGCACCCATGCCATAAAAGGTCTGACCCTGCACCATACTGGCAGCAACTCGCGCCGCCTCTGGTGCCAGACTATAAATTTTGCGACAGAGTTCAATATGCCCTTGCTCGTGGTCGTGAGTCTCTTTTGGTGCTGTTTTTGAGATATAAAGCTTTATAGGACAACTCAAATCCATGGCTACTGATTTGACTTTGATGAGCACACTGCTGGCACCAGATGTATCATCGCGCTCCACGTCTTCTGTTTCGAGATTGATTACGCAGTGATAAAACCAAACTGTGTATGCCTCAAATCCCAACTCCTTAAAGGTCGGCTGCTTGGGAGGCAAATTTTCAAAGTAGATAGTTTCTACTCTCAGAGGTTTAAAATTGACCGTTAGAGGTGCCCTTGCACAACCACTGATTGAGCCCAATAAAATTGCAGATAAAGCAATAAGCTCAGTCAGTCTGGTCATTATTTTTGTCTTTTAACTCCAGAGTGACTTTGCGTGTGACATCAGCACTGATAGACAACTGTCTTATCAAACGAGGATTATAAGAGCCTTGAGCCGGCGGTATAAACTTAAAGGTATAAACGCCAGAAGGCAGTGTCAGACGGCAAACACCATCATCTTGTGTGAGTACGTAGCCATGGGGATAACTGAGATCGCTTTCTTCGCCACTGCTATCACTATCGTCCTGGCCATAAGGTGCATAGGTAACACGGCAACGGCTGACTGGCTGTCCATCTTCGCCCGACACAACAAAACCCATTTGCGACCAGCCATGCCAGACGATGTCGAGATTGAGAGGGTCCTCACCAAGGTCAATACGCTTAGCTGATGCCAGATCGCGCTGCAGGACGAGAGTATAGCGCCCTGGCGAAAGAAAGACACAATAGCGTCCTTCACCATCTGTGATACCACGCACAAGGGCTTCGCTCTCCGGCGGCAGAGTTTGACTTAGCTCAGGCAGACTAGCCTGAGAATAAATCGACAAATTTACTCCCGGTCTGGCCTTACCAGCATCATCAGTCACTTTGCCCATAAGGGCTGTGCCCTGCTTGAGTTTAACGGCAACATGAGTATCGCCACCAACCACTACAGTTTTTGCAAATGGAGCAAGACTGGCATATGAGACATCCTCGATAATTATTGTCGGTGCATCTTTGGGATGAGCGACTACGACAATTTTATAACTGCCAGCTGGCACTGAGAGCATAAATTGCCCTTCGTCATCAGTCCTGGTGGTAAATTCTTGAGTACTGGTTATAGACAATACTCTAACCAGTGCTTGAGACAAAAGACGGCTTTCAAATACCACCTGCCCTCTCAGTCTATGACCCTCAAGCAATATATAACGATCGCCATCATCACTTTTGACACCGGCTTCGCTCGTACCAGCCCAGACTTTTTTGTGATTTAAACCAAAAAGTACAGATCCCGGAGCTGGAGCAATCCTCAGATCGTAATAGCCCTGCTCTACGGCAAACTGGAACTTGCCACTACTGGTAGTGACAGTCTCAGAGCTAAGTTGCAGCTCGCGGCCCAGCTCCCCAGGGGCCGACGGTGTCAAAGTGACTAGCGCCCCTTCTACCGCCTTACCAAAAAAATCCACTACTTCGCCGCCAAAGCCCTGCAGCACAGGCAAGTCAAGATTGATTGCCGAATCAGACTGGAGCGTGACAATCTCACTGTGAGTGGAGAGAAAATTGAATTTATGAGGAGCGCTTCGTCGCCCTTAAAACAAAATTGTATTTACCTCTGGGCAAAACCAGCGAAAACTTACCACTGCTATCAAGAGCACAGGCACATTTATAAGACGATGGCTCAATGCCCAGAGCCACTACTTCAATGCCTTCAAAAAGCTGAGCTAATAGCTCTCCTTGATACTCCGGCGCCAGTACGGCACCGCTGACGACACAGCCGGTCTGCAAAGCAATCAGTGTATTGGTATTACTTGTCACTTTGACCTGCTCTACGCATTTTGTCAGAAAGCGAGTACCCTGACCGACTTCTGGTATTACTTTGAGATTATAGACACCCGGTCTGACAGCAAAAGTAAACTCACCCTTGCTACCGGTTTTTGTCGTCATAATGGCTTCTACTGCCAGATCCGAAGCAGCGAAGTGATCAAAGATGGCAACAGTCATCTGTGCTACAGGTAAACCCTGATGTTTGACATGACCGTATAAATTGAGCAAAGTAGAGGACATTATGCTTCCAAAAGGAGTAACTTATATTTTACCCCTCCTTAGAGCAAATATTCATCCTTCCTGACTGCGCCTCTTTGACCAGGGCAAAGCTACCGGTAACGACAAAGCGGTCGCCAAAGCGCTCTGGCTCACGGCTCAATCGCTCTATCGCCAACTTACAAGCACTCTGATAATCAGGACATGACTGACTTTGAGCCCCCAGACTCTGCGCGTACTGACAGATCTCAGGGGCAAATCTGGTCGGTCTTTTATGACTCATAAGTGGGGCAAAAATAGTGTCGCCTGGCTGTAAAAGCTCACTTAGCATGGCTTTATAGTCTTTATTTTCGAAGCAAGCAAAGACAAAGATCAGGCTCTTGCCCGGGTAGTACTGATTAAGCGACTGCCTCAGAGCACGGGCACCAGCTCCGTTATGAGCGCCATCAACAATTATCGGCTGACTCTCCAGGATTTCAAAGCGACCAGGCCACTGAGCCACTTGCAGCGCACCCAGACAAATTGCCAATTGCTCGGCAGTCAGTGCTTGCCTGTGCACTCGGCTCATATAGACTGTTACGGCAATTAGAGCAGTGAGGGTATTGACTCTTTGATAGGCCCCCTTGAGCCCAAGATTATCGAGTTTATCACCCTGCACACTTAGCCACTGCCTGAGGTGGCAAAGACCTTTTATACTCAGGGCATCGAGGGTGCCCTCTACAGCCAGGTCATAATCACTAAAGATGCGCTGATATTGTGCATCCAAATTACTAATTATCAGCAGCGGTGCTCCAAGTATGCGACTGCGCTCACGCACCACTTCCAGTGCCTCACCACTACAAGCCGTAACCAGAGGCACGCCAGTGCGCATGATGCCTGACTTTTCGGAGGCGATTTTGGCTCTTGTGTCACCAAGTAAATGCACATGATCAAGATCTACATTAGTAATCACCGATACCGCAACATTTTGTAAGACATTGGTGGCATCAAACCTGCCTCCCAGTCCGACTTCGTAAACAGCTACAGCCACTGACTCTTGATTAAAATAAGCAACAGCCATGGCCATCAAAAACTCAAACCATGTCAGCCTGACACTATCTTCGTATTGTTCAATGAGAGCATGACTTTGCTCTTGCACTTTACTTGCCAGACTGGCAAAAGTACTGTCATCGACAATCCTGCCATCAATAACAAAGCGCTCGTTGAATTTATCTAAATGGGGTCCTGTAAACTTGCCGCATTTAAAACCAAGAGCTGTCAGCATTGCCGCTACCATTGTGGTGACACTGCCTTTGCCATTGGTGCCGCCCACATGCACTACAGGCACCCGATTTTGCGGATCATCCAAAATGCCAAAATAATTTTGCATGCGCTCCATGGTGGGACGCGCAAGGGTTGGCACCAGACCGCCAAGGTATTCAAGTGCCTCTGTGTAGTTCACAACTTTGCCGCCTTTGTCATTTATTTCGATTGCCTAAGGTAACATTCAGGATGCTAATTGAGGAGTAAGTTTTGACTCTATTTACGAGAGCCCACCTGAAAGATACAAGACGCATTCATGAAGGCTCTATCATCAATCTGCGCGCAGATACTCTAGTAGCGCCAGATGGGCAAAGTGTTATTAGAGAAGTGGTGGAACATAATGGTGGCGTTGTCATAGCCAGCCAGCCAGCCCCCGACCGCGTCTTACTTATTAGTCAATATCGCTATTCTATAGACTCTGAGCTGCTTGAGCTGCCAGCTGGTCGCATCGAAAAGGGTGAAGATCCTTTTCCAGCAGCTAAACGTGAGCTGATTGAAGAAACCGGATTTAAAGCCGGGCAGTGGCAAGAACTGGGGCGTTTGTACTCGGCGCCTGGCTTTTGTGACGAAGTTTTATACATGTACCACGCCCAAGAGCTGGAATTTGTGGGCAAAAATCTCGATTTTGACGAAGAAACTGAGGTCCTGGACTTGAGCTTAAAAGAAGCCTGGAGCATGATTGCACAGGGCAAAATCCGTGATGCCAAGACCGTCGCCGGACTTGGACTACTGCTCAACTTGAGTTTGCAATAATCTACGGCTATTGAGAGTAGATTGCCCTTAGCCGGTGATAAAATTACTTGGTTGCAATAAGTATTCTCTCTGGAGAGTTTGTTAGAGGTTTCTCATGGCTGACAAGAAAAAAGCCGGCTCGTCTTTAGCTATTTCAGCAGTGTTCTATGTGGCAGTGCTTTCTGCTCTCATCGTCGCAGGCTCCTTTGAAATAATCAAAGTATGGCCCCTGCCAGCGAGCGTAGTGCCCATGTACACCTGGAAGGGTGGTCTTGTCTGGGGCGCTATCGTCGGAGCCATTTGCGGACTGGTCCTGGGTTTTTGCACAGACGACAAACACTTCGTCGAAGAAGACTAATTGTCACCCAGCACTTGCTTATAGACTTCAGGACTGAAGCCCACCACCAGGGTTTTGCCGACCTTTATTGAGGGCGCTCTGAGATTGCCGCTCGGTCCGATTAAAAGGCTGACCAGATCTTCGTCGCTTGGCTTATCGGCTTTAAGATCAAAACAAACCAGCTTGCTGCCCTTTGTAGCGTGAATTTGCTCCATACTGCGAGCCATAGCCACAGCAGCCTGCGGATCAATTCTTACCTTGCGCGCATCGACCACTTCGCTAACAGCCACTTTAGCGCTATCTATATAATCCTGGGCCTTCTGGCAAGTTTGGCAATTTTTACGCTGATAGTGCCAATCTATATTGGTCTTTTGTTTTTGCATTTGAGCCTCCAGATTTTTGCAGTGCAAGAGATTAACATAGTGGGTATAGCCTTTATAAGTGGCGCCTTATGTAGAAAGGCATTTGTCCTGAATGCAAAGCGGAAATTTTAAGATGCCGTCAGCTGACGGTTTGAACAATCTGGAGAGGGGTCGCGCCCTTTACAATCAGGGTGCTTTTGCAGAGTCGATACCTTATTTTGAGGAGGCTCTCAAGGCCACCGAACGTACTTTTGGCAATAGCGCCCCAGAGCTAGCTGAGTATTTGCAAGAGCTAGGCGACGCCTATGCTGGAGCACAAAGAGCCAGTGAATCTTTGCTGGTTTACGACAGACTGTTTAGATTGGGTCAACAAATTATCGGACCCAATCACCCCCAGATTATTTCAATACTCTGGAAGATGTCTATCCTGGCCGAACGGATAGGTAATAACGAAGATAGTTTTGAAATGATCAATCAGGCTCTGGCTAGAGCCCGTGAGAGCTTACGCCCGGATGACCAACTAGCTGTACAGGTGGTGGAGCGCTACAACTATCTCTCCGAGCTATTGCGTCAAATCGATGAGCTTAAAAGACGAGGAGAGTATGTCCCGCCCGGTCAGGAGCAATCCTATCAAGACGCTCAGCCTGAACAAAATGTAGATCTACCGGCTCATCTCAATTATCAGGATGTAGAGCGCAATCCTTTTGGTCAGGCCCTGGGCAATGCGGCAAGCCGGGCATCCTTTGTCAATCTAGATCCGCTCAGTAGCGAGGCAAAAGTACTCGACGCCGATCTCATGGCGCGCAATGCTCACAAACCGCAAGATGGTCATCTGACAAATAGCTCAGTATTGGGTCAAAGAGTAGAGCAAATAGACAGTCTTGATAGTGATTATAGTCTTGACGAAATCGAAAATTTGACCGGCAGACGAACACCCAAAGTGACTCACGGCGCCGGCAAATCGCGCAAGTTTAATCAACAAGACAATCAGCGCATCGTACTTGGTCGCCTGGCTAAAGACATACTTTTGCCAGTAGTGGGGCTGATTGTCATCGGTGTATTGATAGTTGTAGCAGTGCTACCGGCTCTCAATGGTCAAAAAGCTGAAAACATCAAACAGGCAAAAGCAACAAAGCCATTAGCACCGTCAGAAGAAAAAACTGATGCCATTTTTGAGACTGGCGATGGTGAAAAACAAATCAGACTTTTACCTGACGGGCGCGCCTTTATAGTCACCAGGGCTGGTGTCACACCAGTAAGAGTAAAGCGGGTTGGCAACGACTGGGGTGCCTATTTTGATCTAATGATGGCCTCACTCTCCGAGAAGCAACTGTGGTTTAATCAACGCCCCTGGGGTATTGTGGGCGAAGACGGTGTGCCATATTATGGTGTGCGCGAGCCAGAGCGGCGCGTCATCGAAAAAATGCGCTACCTGGCAGGACTGGCTCAAGGTGTGTTTTTACGCTCAGGCAGTTACCCTATTACGCCACCAATTGGTGCCTATCAAGAATTCACTTTTTTATGTCCCTTTAACGGCAAACTACAGAGCATACCGATAAGACAAATACCGGAGACAGATCCAAAACTCGATAATTTGAGATTGATGCTCGATACTGGCGCCATGATTCTCAACGAATCCATGAGCCAGCCTGGCTATATTGCTTGCTATTCGGCAATAATGGGCGATCCAAATAGTGGCAAGCCCAAATCAATTGCCTTTTTTGTTAGAGGACTGGATCGCGAAGGACATTTTATAGGTAGCTCAAAACCTGCTAACAACCTGGTTTTGCAAGCCAGCGAAAAGTATCTCAACTTTAAACCGCTATTTAGAGATCAAGCAGACTATCAAGCCCAAACAGCAACAACAGCACAGGCCAAGCCAGTCAAGCAGGCCAAAGGCAAAGGCAAAACGGCCAAAGTGCCAGCTAAGCAAACAACGGCTGCCAAAAAATTTGCCGATGTGCCAGCCGAAGATGAATTAATCCGTGGAGTAATGACAGTACCTACCGATAAACCGACTCGTATCTGGATCATGACCAACGCCCCTATTCCTCTATCTCTAATTCATTACAGCCTGACTATAGTGCTCGGTACTTTAGCTGTCTTTGCCTTCATGGCCTCGCGCATGGAAGGAGTCAACCACAAAGGTCAAACAGTCAGTAGTGGCTCAAATAATGCTCTGATGCTATCGATGATCTTGTCTATTGGAGCTGTGCTGGCCTTAATATTACAGTTGACTATGTACCGCTAGCTCGCGGCATCAAAAAACTCACTGATGATATAAGCAGCAGCACCAAATGCTACGGACACATTCAGTGATTCTTTCATGCCTTTCATACCGAGATGACAGACAACATCGCTTAAATAAAGCGCTTCACGAGATAGCCCCGCCACTTCGTTGCCTATGACAAGTGCCAGTGGTGCTTTGACTTTGCCGCTTACAAGAGCACGGTAGAGAGACTGGGAGCTTTCGTTTTTTTCCAGGCCAACCACCAGATAACCAAGCGCTTTGAGATCACTCAAACAGCTGGCGATACAGGGATAAAAGGACCAGGCAACAGTCTCTTCTGAGCCCAGAGAGACTTTGGTAATTTGATTGCGTGGTGGCACTCCCGTGATACCACACAAATAGAGCTTACCAAAGCCTGCACCATCAGCAGTGCGGAAGGTAGCTCCGACATTATGCAAACTACGCAAATCTTCCAGCACCACTACCAGTGGCGCAATTGTATTACCTACCGGCTCCAGCTGAGGGGGTAGCGCATTTATCTTTTTGACCATTTCTTGATGATGCAACTGACTGCGCGCTGTATAAGGTCTATTGCAATGCGTGCAAATAGCACCGGCTTGTGTCAGCTCGATGGACTCTAGCTCACCAAAGCTGGCACAATCTGGGTAAGGACAGCGCGCTTCCAGTATTTCTCTGGCTTTATCCTGGTTCAAGATTTCTTTTGTTTGGCCTCAATACCGCTGGCAAATTGCTCCATCTGACTGGCAATGCCATCTCGACTGGTCTTGCGCAAGAGATCGGCATAGTTGCGCAGTAGATTGATTAGCTCCGGGTGACTATTGCCGAGTGTCTTATTTTTGATATCGAGACTCTTTCTATAGTGGCCATCAGCTTCGTCGTACTTTTTTAGACCGTGACAAGTCAGTGCCAAATAGTAGAGCGTGCGACCGACATCGAGATTGTCAGGACCGGAGAGCTTGCGGCGCAGACCCAGTGCCTTTTCAAAATAGCTCATGGCATCTTTGTACATGCCGCGGGTAAAAGCCACAACACCAAGGTTATTGACCAGGCTGGCAACGTCTTTATGCTCACTACCCTGGGCGGCTTCTCTTATGACAAGTGCTCTTTTATAGAGAAACTCAGCTTCGCCGTATTCGCCCCGGGCAAACCGGGTGAGGGCCAGACCTTCTAATGTAGCCACTTGCCGTCCGTCACCTTCGGGGAATTTCTCGGCAAGACTGAGTGCTGATTCCCAATCCGAAAGGGCTGAATCCCAGTCTGAGGCGTTGATTGCCTTGTTTGCGGATTCTTTGAGGTCTGTCCAGACAGATGACATAGTCAGTTCCTTATAAGCGACGCGAGCATTGATTTAACCTATTTTACCCGTTAGTTGGAGAAATCTAAGACCACCATAACCTTTAAAAGCATGTAGTTTTGTTTAGCAAGCGTTACACTATGCTCTGCATATATGACACCGGGAGGAATGTGATGAAGGTCGCAGAACAGTCGCTGAGCAAGAAATCTGGTAAAGAAGCTCAAAAAGGAGCCAGCAGTCCAGCGGAAAAATTGGAAAGCGAAACCTCATCAAAAGGTGTGCGCAAAGAAATTATCAAAAAGTTTCCGGTGCGCTGCAATCTCGAAGATTATGCCACCACCTACAATACCTTTACATGGGATCAGGCCCGTAGCGAAATCGCCTACTTCCATGATGGTAAGGTCAACGCCACTTACAACGCCATCGACAGACATCTCACTGCCGGTCGCAAAAACAAAGTAGCACTCTACAGCGTAGATCCTACTGGCCACCTCGAAAAGTACACTTATTTAGAGATGTACGAAGCGATAAACCGCATGGGTAACGCTTTAAAATCTCTCGGCATCAAAAAAGGGGACCGCGTCTTTGTCTTTTTGCCCAGAGTCAAAGAGCTTTACATCGCTACCTTAGCCATTGCCAAGATTGGTGCCATTGCCGGACCGCTCTTTAGCGCCTTTGGACCAGACGCTCTCAAAGACCGCTTGATGGACTCTGAAGCCAAAATCTTAATCACCAATCCCGCTCTCAAAGACAAAATTGACGGCATCCGCAAAGAGCTATCAGAGCTTGAGCACGTCATTGTTGTCGGCGCCGACAAAAAATCCCTGCGCAAAGGCGAGCTTAGCTACGAAGAACTGGTGGCAAGCCAATCTAGCGAACTCGAATGCGAACGCATGGATATCGAAGATCCACTCTACCTGCTCTACACATCAGGCACCACCGGTAAGCCCAAAGGTGTGGTCCACGTGCACGGCGACATCATCGGTCAGCACATGACCACTAAATGGGTGCTCGACCTGAGAGAGGACGATATCTACTGGTGTACAGCCGATCCAGGCTGGGTCACAGGCACCGTTTACGGTATCTTTGGACCACTATCAAATGGAGCCAGCGTGGTCAGCTACGAGGGCCGCTTTGATGCTGCTAGCTGGTACAAACTAATCGACGACCTCAAAATCACTGTCTGGTACACGGCCCCCACAGCTCTGCGCATGCTCATGAAGGCCGGAGATGATGTGGTCTATCAACACAGCATGGATAGCCTGCGTCATATCCTCTCGGTCGGTGAACCACTCAATCCAGAAGTGGTGCGCTGGGGCATGAAAGTCTATGGACTGCCAATCCACGATAACTGGTGGCAAACCGAAACAGGTATGCAGCTTATTGCCAACCTGCCTTGCAATCCCGTCCGCCCTGGCTCCATGGGCAAACCTTTGCCGGGAGTTTATGCCGCTATCGTTGACGATAACGGCGAAGAGCTAAAAGCAGGCGAACTGGGTAAACTAGTGGTCAAACCAGGCTGGCCAGCCATGCTGCGCCGCATCTGGCGCAACAAAGAAAAATTCGAAGAATATTTCAAAATCCCCGGCTGGTACTTTAGCGGCGACAATGCCTGGAAAGACGAAGACGGTTATTTTTGGTTTGTGGGCCGGGCTGATGATGTCATCAATACATCTGGCCACCGTGTCGGACCTTTTGAAGTGGAATCAGCCCTGGTCGAGCACCCGGCTGTAGCTGAAGCCGGTGTCATCGGCAAACCCGATAAAGAACGTGGCGAAATCATCAAAGCCTTTATCGTGCTTGGAAACGGTGTGACAGCATCGGATGAGCTTCTGGAAGAAATTAAGAACTTCACCAAAAAGCAACTATCAGCCCATGCCTACCCCCGCGAAATCGAAGTCAAAGATACTTTGCCCAAGACTCGCTCAGGTAAAATCATGCGCCGTCTCCTCAAAGCCT
Above is a window of Candidatus Obscuribacter sp. DNA encoding:
- a CDS encoding tetratricopeptide repeat protein yields the protein MSSVWTDLKESANKAINASDWDSALSDWESALSLAEKFPEGDGRQVATLEGLALTRFARGEYGEAEFLYKRALVIREAAQGSEHKDVASLVNNLGVVAFTRGMYKDAMSYFEKALGLRRKLSGPDNLDVGRTLYYLALTCHGLKKYDEADGHYRKSLDIKNKTLGNSHPELINLLRNYADLLRKTSRDGIASQMEQFASGIEAKQKKS
- a CDS encoding TrmH family RNA methyltransferase; the encoded protein is MNQDKAREILEARCPYPDCASFGELESIELTQAGAICTHCNRPYTARSQLHHQEMVKKINALPPQLEPVGNTIAPLVVVLEDLRSLHNVGATFRTADGAGFGKLYLCGITGVPPRNQITKVSLGSEETVAWSFYPCIASCLSDLKALGYLVVGLEKNESSQSLYRALVSGKVKAPLALVIGNEVAGLSREALYLSDVVCHLGMKGMKESLNVSVAFGAAAYIISEFFDAAS
- a CDS encoding carboxypeptidase regulatory-like domain-containing protein — translated: MLQGFGGEVVDFFGKAVEGALVTLTPSAPGELGRELQLSSETVTTSSGKFQFAVEQGYYDLRIAPAPGSVLFGLNHKKVWAGTSEAGVKSDDGDRYILLEGHRLRGQVVFESRLLSQALVRVLSITSTQEFTTRTDDEGQFMLSVPAGSYKIVVVAHPKDAPTIIIEDVSYASLAPFAKTVVVGGDTHVAVKLKQGTALMGKVTDDAGKARPGVNLSIYSQASLPELSQTLPPESEALVRGITDGEGRYCVFLSPGRYTLVLQRDLASAKRIDLGEDPLNLDIVWHGWSQMGFVVSGEDGQPVSRCRVTYAPYGQDDSDSSGEESDLSYPHGYVLTQDDGVCRLTLPSGVYTFKFIPPAQGSYNPRLIRQLSISADVTRKVTLELKDKNNDQTD
- a CDS encoding NUDIX hydrolase: MTLFTRAHLKDTRRIHEGSIINLRADTLVAPDGQSVIREVVEHNGGVVIASQPAPDRVLLISQYRYSIDSELLELPAGRIEKGEDPFPAAKRELIEETGFKAGQWQELGRLYSAPGFCDEVLYMYHAQELEFVGKNLDFDEETEVLDLSLKEAWSMIAQGKIRDAKTVAGLGLLLNLSLQ
- the acsA gene encoding acetate--CoA ligase, translating into MKVAEQSLSKKSGKEAQKGASSPAEKLESETSSKGVRKEIIKKFPVRCNLEDYATTYNTFTWDQARSEIAYFHDGKVNATYNAIDRHLTAGRKNKVALYSVDPTGHLEKYTYLEMYEAINRMGNALKSLGIKKGDRVFVFLPRVKELYIATLAIAKIGAIAGPLFSAFGPDALKDRLMDSEAKILITNPALKDKIDGIRKELSELEHVIVVGADKKSLRKGELSYEELVASQSSELECERMDIEDPLYLLYTSGTTGKPKGVVHVHGDIIGQHMTTKWVLDLREDDIYWCTADPGWVTGTVYGIFGPLSNGASVVSYEGRFDAASWYKLIDDLKITVWYTAPTALRMLMKAGDDVVYQHSMDSLRHILSVGEPLNPEVVRWGMKVYGLPIHDNWWQTETGMQLIANLPCNPVRPGSMGKPLPGVYAAIVDDNGEELKAGELGKLVVKPGWPAMLRRIWRNKEKFEEYFKIPGWYFSGDNAWKDEDGYFWFVGRADDVINTSGHRVGPFEVESALVEHPAVAEAGVIGKPDKERGEIIKAFIVLGNGVTASDELLEEIKNFTKKQLSAHAYPREIEVKDTLPKTRSGKIMRRLLKAWELGLPTGDTSSLEDD
- a CDS encoding tetratricopeptide repeat protein gives rise to the protein MPSADGLNNLERGRALYNQGAFAESIPYFEEALKATERTFGNSAPELAEYLQELGDAYAGAQRASESLLVYDRLFRLGQQIIGPNHPQIISILWKMSILAERIGNNEDSFEMINQALARARESLRPDDQLAVQVVERYNYLSELLRQIDELKRRGEYVPPGQEQSYQDAQPEQNVDLPAHLNYQDVERNPFGQALGNAASRASFVNLDPLSSEAKVLDADLMARNAHKPQDGHLTNSSVLGQRVEQIDSLDSDYSLDEIENLTGRRTPKVTHGAGKSRKFNQQDNQRIVLGRLAKDILLPVVGLIVIGVLIVVAVLPALNGQKAENIKQAKATKPLAPSEEKTDAIFETGDGEKQIRLLPDGRAFIVTRAGVTPVRVKRVGNDWGAYFDLMMASLSEKQLWFNQRPWGIVGEDGVPYYGVREPERRVIEKMRYLAGLAQGVFLRSGSYPITPPIGAYQEFTFLCPFNGKLQSIPIRQIPETDPKLDNLRLMLDTGAMILNESMSQPGYIACYSAIMGDPNSGKPKSIAFFVRGLDREGHFIGSSKPANNLVLQASEKYLNFKPLFRDQADYQAQTATTAQAKPVKQAKGKGKTAKVPAKQTTAAKKFADVPAEDELIRGVMTVPTDKPTRIWIMTNAPIPLSLIHYSLTIVLGTLAVFAFMASRMEGVNHKGQTVSSGSNNALMLSMILSIGAVLALILQLTMYR